The Desulfobulbaceae bacterium genomic sequence AAACCGTTATTTTTCCCCGTGAATTCGACTTAGAAGATTTACTCAGCGATATCAGGAAGCTTTTTAGTATGGAAGCAGCCAGAAAAAACTTAGCTTTCACTTCTTCCATTGACAAAGAGTTTAAAATATTTACGGGAGACCCCTTACGCCTTAAACAGATCATCAGCAACTTGGTCGGCAATGCCATCAAATTTACCCATGAAGGTTCGGTTACCATCAAGATTTCAGCTTGTAATCCCGAAGCTTCCAGTCTTTCCATCATAGTCGAAGACACCGGCATCGGCATCCCTGATGACCGTCTCACTTATATTTTTGAATCCTTCGAACAGGCTGATAATTCCATGACCCGTTTATACGGGGGCTCCGGCCTGGGACTTTCCATCGTCGATAAACTGGTCAAGTTGATGCAGGGCACGATTGAGGTTCAAAGTAAGGAAGGTCAAGGTTCAATTTTCAAAGTCATCCTGCCCGTCATGAAGGAAGAATTAGCTTCACTCACCTTAACAGAAGAGGCTGAGACTGAGGCCATCTGCTGCTTAGCCGAACGGGTGTTAGTGGTCGATGATGATTTTGTTAACCAGAAAGTATTGGCAAAACTGATGAAGAAAATCTCTCAAGAAGTGCTGACGGCAGAAAGCGGAGAAGAGGCCTTGGAGCTGTTCGCTTCACAAAAATTTGATTGCATCCTACTTGATGTAAAGATGCCCAGCATAAGCGGACTAGAAACTGCCCGAATAATGCGTGATCTGGAAAAAAAACACGGCCGGCCGGCAGCCACAATTATTGCGGTTACAGCTCATGCCCTCGATGAAGACCGCAAGATCTGCCTGCAAGCTGGTATGGATGCCTATATAGCCAAACCAGTCTGTTTCCAGAAACTTAAAACCCTTTTAGGCAAATGTCAAAAGCAGAAATAATGAATAGTGATCTTGAATTTATACACAGCACCTTGATTGTTGATGATGATCCGATTAGCGTGAAAATTGCAACTACGCTGAGTGCCAAGTTTTCCCGAATCGTCGATGTCGCCAATGATGGCGAAACAGCCCTTAAGATGTTGACTATCTTCAAATATAAACTGATCCTGCTGGACATCATGATGCCTGGAATAAACGGTTTAGAAACCGCCTATAGAATACGGCAGCAGGAAATTAAGATGAAAAGAACACCCAGCATCATCATCGCCATCACAGCTTATGCCAATAATACAAACCGAGAAGATTGCCTGCGAGCCGGCATGAATGACTTCTTTGAAAAACCACTCGACTTCAAAAAACTAGAAATATCAGCACGGAAGCTTTTACAACTACAAGCGATGAAATCTGAAGAAGATTCTTCAGCTGAATAACAGCACTAAAACAGCTTAGCTTTTTTCGCTATGTTGTTAATACTTTGAGAGTGTTATAATTTCCTTGTCATTATAGGTAAATAAAATGTTATTCTTAGAATTCTGGCAATGTTTTTTACCTTTGTTTGTGGCGGTTGATGCGATTGGCGTCCTGCCCTTATTTATTTCGTTAACTGAAGGGGTCGAAAAAACTCAGCTCAAAAAAATTATCATTCAATCTATTCTCACGGCCACCATTGTTGCTGTGGCCTTTTTATGGTTCGGCCCGTCTCTGCTGTCATCCCTAGGCATTTCTGTTTCAGATTTCATGATCGCCGGAGGCATTCTACTTTTAGCTATTTCCTTGAGCGATCTTATTTCCGGAGAAAAATTGCAACGACAAACCGATGCTGAAAGCCTAGGAGCTGTACCGATTGGAGTGCCACTAATTACCGGTCCGGCAGTGTTAACCACCTGTATCCTCCTGAGTAACATTCATGGACATTTACTGACTACGGTAGCCCTTATCGTAAACATTATAATAACCGGACTTATATTTGTCATTGCAACTCCTATTACCAATGTCTTAGGCAAAACGGGAGCCAAAATTGCCTCTAAACTGGCAAGCCTGCTGTTGGCAGCTATTGCGGTGATGTTAATTCGTAAAGGCCTGACCGGAATAGTGGATTTATAATAATTGCTTAGCAGTTTTACTTTTTATTGCTGAAAACTCTGTATTCTCTGTACCTCTCATTTATTTATAAAAATAGATTTCTGCAGCGCTTAGAAATTCTTCGAGGATCAGGCATGATATTAAATATTTGTAAAACAGATATTTTTTAACTAAAAACGACAACTTTAAAAAAATGCTTGCAAACTGTTGGTGTTTGCATAAACATTCAGCTGCTTAAAATAAAGTCATGAAAAGAAACTCCTACTGTTATTTATCGATGGATAGAGGAAAGGGCTATGCTTAGACATAAGGTCTGCCAATACTGGAAAATATCAACAGGCAGAAATAAATGACAGAATTAATTCTGTAGGGGTAAAAATAATGCCCCAGACAACCTACGCCCCAGGAATGCGCCTTGAAATAAGAGGTGAAGAATGGGTTGTTAAGCGGGTTAATACCATTTCAGGTTGTCATTCCAAAGCTCTTACAGCTATTGGAATCTCTGAATTGGTAAGGGATAAGGAATCAATCTTTCTTGACGGACTGGAACTTGATCACGGAAATGGCATCAAAATATTAGATCCAGCAGACATAGAACTAAAACAAGATAACTCTGAGCGCTTTATCCATGGAAAACTTTTTGTGGAAAGCCTTCTCAGGCAAACTCCTCCCATTGACAACAAGTTGTATTTAGGTCATCAAGGAGCTGTTGATGATGTTCCTTTTCAACTTGACCCAGCTTTACAAGCTCTGGAACTACCTCGACAACGGATCCTAATTGCCGATGCTGTTGGGCTAGGAAAAACTATAGAAATAGGCATCCTGCTAAGTGAACTTATTCGCCGAGGGCGAGGTAAACGCATTCTTGTAGTCACCTTGAAGAGTCTAATGGCACAATTTCAAAAAGAGCTTTGGCATAGATTTACAATTCCTCTTGTCAGGCTCGACTCCAGTGGCTTACAAAAAGTGAGAAACAATATTCCCACCAATGCCAACCCCTTTAGTTACTACGACAAGACTATTATCTCAATCGACACCCTAAAAAACGACAGTGAATACCGGGTTTATTTGGAAAACTGCCATTGGGATATTGTAGTAATTGACGAAGCCCACAATGTTGCCGAAAGAGGAAATCAAAAATCTCAACGAGCAAAAGTAGCCAAATTACTTGCCGAACATTCAGAATCTATGATTTTAGCATCAGCTACTCCCTTTGACGGCAACCCTAGGTCTTTTGCTAGCCTGATGAACATGCTTGACCCAACTGCAATTGCAGATCCTGAAAACTATGGACCTGAAGATATTAAAGGACTTTATCTTCGCAGATTCAAGAAGGATATTAATGAACAGGTCAAGGAATCTTTCAAGGAAAGAACTATCCGCAAAGAAATGTGCATAGCCAGCAGTTTAGAAGAATCCGTTTACGAAAAGCTCTCTACCCTCAAATTGGAAATGATCGACCGCCGAAAGGTAAAAGGTCAACACCTATTCAAAACAGTGTTGGAAAAGTCAATGTTTTCCAGTCCGGCGGCCTGCTTGAAAACAGTCAATGAAAGGCTGAAGCGCCAATCCAAGGTTTTGGATAATCTCAAATTAGAGGATGCTAAAGCTTGTGCCAGAGAC encodes the following:
- a CDS encoding MarC family protein; this translates as MLFLEFWQCFLPLFVAVDAIGVLPLFISLTEGVEKTQLKKIIIQSILTATIVAVAFLWFGPSLLSSLGISVSDFMIAGGILLLAISLSDLISGEKLQRQTDAESLGAVPIGVPLITGPAVLTTCILLSNIHGHLLTTVALIVNIIITGLIFVIATPITNVLGKTGAKIASKLASLLLAAIAVMLIRKGLTGIVDL
- a CDS encoding response regulator — encoded protein: MNSDLEFIHSTLIVDDDPISVKIATTLSAKFSRIVDVANDGETALKMLTIFKYKLILLDIMMPGINGLETAYRIRQQEIKMKRTPSIIIAITAYANNTNREDCLRAGMNDFFEKPLDFKKLEISARKLLQLQAMKSEEDSSAE